Part of the Chloroflexota bacterium genome, ACGGATTTATCGGATTGAACGGATTTGTCTTTGTGTATTTTATCTGCTAAATCCGTTCAATCCGTTGACCCAGTGAATGGGCCAGACAGAGTCCTTTGCGTCGCCCAACTGGTCACGCAAGGACGCAATTGTTTGCTTGAGAACTGGGTGGATAAAGTCGGGGGCGATGTCGGCCAGCGGGACGAGAACAAAGGCGCGTTCGTGGAGACGGGGGTGGGGCAGAATCAGGTCGGGCGACTCAAAGACGATGTCCCCGTAGAACAGCAAGTCAATGTCAATCAGGCGCGGCCCGAATCGAATCGCCGGCTCGCGGCCCAGTTCAGCTTCCAGCAGTTTGAGGGCCTGGAGGGCTTCCAGCGGGAGCAGGGATGTTGTAGCGCGACAGACCATATTGAGAAACTTCGGTTGGGCGGTCACATACATCGGCTCGGTTTCGTAGATGGGCGAGGTTGCTTCCACCGTGAAGGCTGGGGGCAGAGCGCCCAGCGCCCGCCGCAGGTTCTCCGCCCGCTCGCCAAGATTTGTGCCGAGGGCAAGATAGATTGTGATTGCGGACATCGTTTCACCACAAAGGCGCGAAGCCACAAAGGGCCACGAAGTTTTCTTGGTGCGACTTCGAGTCTTTGTGACTTCGTGGTGAATCAAAGCTCCTTGCGAAAGAAGGCGCTCTGGCCGAAGGTCTCTTCGACTTCAACTTCAAGTGCAGTTAGGCCGGTGAGGCCGCGGGCGCGAAAGTCGGCTTCGATCTCGCCGCTGATCCATTCGGCGATTCGTTCGGCGGTGGTGTTAGGAATGGGCAGTTGCGTCACGTCTTCTCGCGGAAAAACGTAAATGCGCTCATGGTGGCGCACGGTGAAGCTGGTCTCGTTCTGCGAAATGTCGAGCAGAGGGTTGTTTGTCGCCAGGAGCATCTTGTGATCGAGCCGATTGCAAATCTCGCGCAGGAGCCTTTTGAGGACGATGAAGTCAACAACGTAGTTGTCTTCGTTCAGTTTGCCTTCGACGACGGCGGCGGCGCGGTAGTTGTGGCCGTGCAAAGGCTCCAGCTTGTCGCCATTGTAGGTGACAAAATGGCCGGCGCAGAAGACGGTGTAGTCTTTGGTGACGCGGACTTTGAACGATTCGCGGGACATGGATTATTGGGCAACGGCCATTGCCGGTTGTCTCACCTGCCACCACAGCACCAACGCCAGAGGAATCACGGCGGCGACGGCGCCGACGATTCCCATCACGCCGTAACCCACCAGCGAGAACACAATGCCGCTTCCCAGGCTCCCCAGCGCCGACACCAGGCCGATGAGCAAATCGTTGAAGCCCTGTGTCTTGGCCCGCTCGTCGGGCGAGAGTTGATCGGCCAGCAGTGACGAGCCGCCCACGTAGCAAAAATTCCAACCGAGGCCCAGCAGAAAGAGGGCGACGCCGAGCGGTAGAACATCAGGCGAGAGCGGGGCGGTGAGGCAGGCCAGAATTAAAGTGGCGGCTCCCACCAGGATCACCGGGCCGCGTCCCCAGCGGTCGGCCAAGCGGCCAGAGACGATCGAAAAAGCGTACATGCCGATCACATGCCCCGAGATTACTTTGAAGATGTCGCCGATACTGTGCTGATGATTCCTCATGTGAAGCGCGGTGATGACCATGAGCATGACCATGACGGCCTGACCGAAGATCATGGCCGCCGCGGCAACGCGCGCGGCGGGCAGGCTGAAGATTTCGGCAATGGAGCGCGCGGACGGCGTGGCCGCTAAGGGGTGCTGTTCGATTTGCAGGCCGGCGATCTCGCGCCCGAGGTCGCGCGGGTCGGGGCGAAGGAAGGTGAAGAGGATGACCGTGGCGACGGCGAACATGACGGCGCTAATGATGTAGGGCCAGGCCAATGGATCCAGGCCGAAGCCCTCCATGAACGTTTCAATGGAATTGGAAAAAAGAAACCAGAAGACGGCGCTAACGGTTCCGCCGATGACGACGTTGGAGATGGCCCGGCCCCGTTCGTCGGCGGTGTGGACTTCGGCAGCGGCAAAACGGCCTAGTTGAAGCGCCGAATTGGCAATGCCCATGAGAACCAGGCCGACGAGGAAGAGGCCCAGCGACTCGACAACGATGGAATAGGTGGCAAGCAAAGCCCCAAGCATGCCTAGGCCGAGACCCAGGGTGAGGCCGCCTCGCCGCCCCAGCCGATCCATGCCATAGCCCCAGCCGAAGGCGGCGGCGGAGATGCCGAGTTGATAGATGGCGCCGGGCGCGGTGGCGAAACGCTCCGAGCCGGTCAGTTTCGCGCCGACGATGGTGGTGACCGTGGCGGCGACGAGGAAGCCCGCCGAGCCGAACGATTGAGCGGCGAACAGCGTCCACACAATTTTGCGGGCCAGGGAACGGTAGTGAGTGTTGAGCATTGGCGGCTACTTTACCTCTTCAACATCCTTATACCACTTCACCTTGTCGCCGATCTTGTCCCGCATCTTCCAGCCGAAGGACTTGGGCGCGGCGTTGAGGGCGTTGAGGGCGTGGTCCACCTGCGAGGCCACTTTGTTCTTTTCGTCGTCGGAGAGGGTCGTGTAAGCCTGGGCCAGGCGCTTCACCTTGTCCAGGTTCATCGTCACCGTGCGCCAGAAGCCCCAGTCGTCGGCGCAGATTTTGGTGATGTAAGGCAGGTTGATAGTCTCGGCGTCGTGGCCGCCCCAGGGGTGCTCCAGCAGGAGCATGATCATGTCAATGATGTCTTTCTCGTTAATCTTCACGATCTGGAGCTTCTCCAGCACCATCTCGGCCAGCGGAATGGTGGGGCTGTCCTTCTCCAGGCGGCCATTCCAGAAGATGGTGTGGCAGAAGTCGAGCTTGTCCACGAAGATGTCCACGTGGAGGCCGTTGCCCGGATGCTCGAAGATCATCCGCGCCCCTTCGCTGTTGATGAAGACTTCGGTGTCTTCTTTGTAGCCCAGAGCGGCAGGCATCCATTTGCGGATTTGCGCCGCCTGCTTGCCGTAGCCGGCAAAGTCAATGTCGGTGTAGGCCCGGCCCATTCTGGCTTGCAGGTGGCCGTAGTTGGGGCAGTGCTGGTGAAAGGCCAGCGAGCCGAGCAGGCGCAGGGTCAGCCCGGCGGCGTTCCCGGCGTCCACAATGCGTTTGACTTCGTTTTCAAACTTAAGCCGCTCAGAGTCATTCTGAGCGGCCATGCCAATCGAGTGAGTCATAGGGGTTAATAAGGTTACGGGTTGCTTGCGTTCGCGGCAGCTAATTTTTCCATTCGCACACAAATGTAACGCAGGATTAACCAGTCGCGCCGCTCCAGAAAAATCTTGGCCAGGGTCACCATCAACGCCGGGTCGGCGCTGGGACGGGTGATGTACTCAGCATAGGCGCGCGCCGCTTCGTCGTCAATGCGCCCGATTTGCAAATGCGCTTGCACCAGCTGGAGCAGGTATTTGTCGCGTTCCAGTTCTGCTGTTTGCGTCCGGACGATCTTCTTTTTAACTTCAGCGGCTTGCTCCATCGCTCGCCGCACAGCCGACACAAACTCTTCAACGGTGAAAGGCTTGAGGACGTACTCGCGCACCCCGGCCTGCATGGCTTTCACCAGCATGTCGCGCTCGCCCTCGCTCGACATGATCATGCACACCGTGGCCGGGCTGACTTTGGCGATGGCTTTGATGGCGGTGAGGCCGTCCAGGCGCGGCATGTTGATGTCCATCACCGCCACGTCGGGCTGGAGCTTTTCGGCCAGTTCAACCGCCTCCTGCCCGTCGCGAGCCACGGCCACCACTTCCAGTTCGCGCTCCAACGCCAACATCGAACGCGCGCTCTTGCGGAACTCGGCGGTGTCGTCGGCAATGAGCAGACGGATGGCCATGGGAATGGCAAATCCCAACTTCCAACTTCCAAAATCCCAAGTTCACTTTCGGCGTCTTGGTTTCGGGATTTTGGCGTTTGGAATTTGGGGTTTTTCTATTTGCCCTTGCCGCCAAAACTCCCCTTGGTATTTTGTGGCAGGATCATTTCCACGTCGGAGTGGGGGCGGGGGATGACGTGGACGGAGACGAGTTCGCCGACGCGCTTGGCGGCGGCGGCCCCTGGTTATCAGTAATTGGGGGTTAGACCGCCTTGAGTTCTTTGAGAACGCGGCGGACGATGTCTTCGATTTCGGCTGCCGGCGTTTGAGCCGTCGCCGCGTTGGGCGGCGTTGTGGCCTCTTCGACCATCGCTTCGGGCGGCGGCGGGGTGATTTCGTAGGCCAGCCGCTTGACGTTGTACATGTGATGGACGGTGATGTTGTCGCCGGTGACGGCGCCGCCGATGCCGCCGGGGCCGAGGGTCATCGAGGGCATAACGCCGGTGGTGTAGCCGGTTGCGCCGAGCGTGCCGAAGGTGTTGACCACGATGCGGAAGACCGGCTTCTCCAGCCCGAACTGCATGATGACTTTATCGTCCTGAGCGTGAATGACAAGCGAGTGACCGCGCCCACCGAAGTTGATCAGTTCAATGCACCGCTCACAACCCGCCTCCCAGCCGTCGGCCTCGTACCAGCCCATCACCGTCGTCAGCTTCTCACCGGAGAGCGGCTCGTCGCGCCCGACCTTGTGGAGGCGGGCCACCAGAATTCGCGCCCAGTCGGGCACGCTGATGCCGGCCATTTGCGCGAGTTGTTGCGGGCTTTTGCCGACGGTTTTCGGGTCAATGAGATGGCCGGTCGGGAACAAGAGTCGGCCCAACGCTTTGGCCTGGGCCTCGTCCACAAAGTATGCGCCTT contains:
- the folK gene encoding 2-amino-4-hydroxy-6-hydroxymethyldihydropteridine diphosphokinase, whose product is MSAITIYLALGTNLGERAENLRRALGALPPAFTVEATSPIYETEPMYVTAQPKFLNMVCRATTSLLPLEALQALKLLEAELGREPAIRFGPRLIDIDLLFYGDIVFESPDLILPHPRLHERAFVLVPLADIAPDFIHPVLKQTIASLRDQLGDAKDSVWPIHWVNGLNGFSR
- a CDS encoding 6-carboxytetrahydropterin synthase; amino-acid sequence: MSRESFKVRVTKDYTVFCAGHFVTYNGDKLEPLHGHNYRAAAVVEGKLNEDNYVVDFIVLKRLLREICNRLDHKMLLATNNPLLDISQNETSFTVRHHERIYVFPREDVTQLPIPNTTAERIAEWISGEIEADFRARGLTGLTALEVEVEETFGQSAFFRKEL
- a CDS encoding MFS transporter translates to MLNTHYRSLARKIVWTLFAAQSFGSAGFLVAATVTTIVGAKLTGSERFATAPGAIYQLGISAAAFGWGYGMDRLGRRGGLTLGLGLGMLGALLATYSIVVESLGLFLVGLVLMGIANSALQLGRFAAAEVHTADERGRAISNVVIGGTVSAVFWFLFSNSIETFMEGFGLDPLAWPYIISAVMFAVATVILFTFLRPDPRDLGREIAGLQIEQHPLAATPSARSIAEIFSLPAARVAAAAMIFGQAVMVMLMVITALHMRNHQHSIGDIFKVISGHVIGMYAFSIVSGRLADRWGRGPVILVGAATLILACLTAPLSPDVLPLGVALFLLGLGWNFCYVGGSSLLADQLSPDERAKTQGFNDLLIGLVSALGSLGSGIVFSLVGYGVMGIVGAVAAVIPLALVLWWQVRQPAMAVAQ
- a CDS encoding response regulator encodes the protein MAIRLLIADDTAEFRKSARSMLALERELEVVAVARDGQEAVELAEKLQPDVAVMDINMPRLDGLTAIKAIAKVSPATVCMIMSSEGERDMLVKAMQAGVREYVLKPFTVEEFVSAVRRAMEQAAEVKKKIVRTQTAELERDKYLLQLVQAHLQIGRIDDEAARAYAEYITRPSADPALMVTLAKIFLERRDWLILRYICVRMEKLAAANASNP